In one Winogradskyella sp. MH6 genomic region, the following are encoded:
- a CDS encoding acyl-CoA thioesterase produces the protein MYKKQFEIRWSDVDANGHLANSAYTNFMSHARMSFFSEQGFSMPEIMKHNIGPVVFYEHMYYFKESFIGTPITVTIEVSGLSEDGMLFMFEHNFYNHKGENLAYCEMQGAWIDLKARKLTGLPDELLKLAHTFPKSENYKVLTKEDTRKHGVRPKPLEI, from the coding sequence ATGTACAAAAAACAATTTGAAATCCGTTGGAGCGATGTTGATGCTAATGGGCACTTAGCTAATTCTGCGTATACTAATTTTATGAGCCATGCAAGGATGTCTTTTTTTAGCGAACAAGGCTTTTCTATGCCAGAAATTATGAAGCATAATATTGGACCTGTAGTATTCTATGAGCATATGTACTATTTTAAAGAATCCTTTATTGGAACACCAATTACAGTTACTATTGAAGTGTCTGGTTTGAGTGAGGATGGAATGCTGTTTATGTTTGAACATAATTTTTATAACCATAAAGGAGAGAATTTGGCCTACTGCGAAATGCAAGGTGCATGGATAGATTTAAAAGCTAGAAAACTGACTGGTTTGCCTGACGAATTATTAAAGTTGGCACATACATTTCCTAAGTCTGAAAACTATAAAGTGCTTACCAAAGAGGATACTAGGAAACATGGTGTGAGACCGAAGCCACTTGAGATTTAA
- the gdhA gene encoding NADP-specific glutamate dehydrogenase, producing MKDKIEAFLDLVRERNGHEPEFLQAVQEVAETVIPYIAKHEIYNGKNILLRMVEPERLISFRVSWVDDSGEIQVNRGYRVQMNSAIGPYKGGLRFHPTVNASILKFLAFEQVFKNSLTTLPMGGGKGGSDFDPKGKSDNEIMRFCHAFMTELYRHIGHNTDVPAGDIGVGAREIGFMFGMYKKLRNTFTGVLTGKGQSWGGSLIRPEATGYGNVYFAENMLKTKGDSFDGKKVVISGSGNVAQYAAEKAIELGATVLTLSDSGGYIYDEEGINTEKLQFVMDLKNNKRGRISEYVDKYPNAKYFQGERPWSVKCDIALPCATQNELNGEEAKALIDNGCICVSEGANMPSTPEAIHEFHEAKILFAPGKASNAGGVATSGLEMSQNSLRLSWTREEVDARLKDIMEDIHDSCVEYGKNDDGTVDYVRGANIAGFVKVADAMLAQGVI from the coding sequence ATGAAAGATAAAATTGAAGCTTTTTTAGATCTTGTAAGAGAGCGAAATGGGCACGAACCTGAGTTTTTACAAGCGGTTCAAGAAGTAGCTGAAACAGTTATTCCTTACATTGCCAAGCACGAAATCTACAATGGTAAAAACATTCTTTTACGAATGGTAGAGCCTGAACGTCTAATTTCATTTAGAGTAAGTTGGGTAGATGATTCTGGTGAAATCCAGGTAAACAGAGGTTACAGAGTGCAAATGAATTCTGCTATTGGACCATACAAAGGTGGTTTGCGTTTTCATCCTACAGTAAATGCTAGTATTCTTAAGTTTTTAGCATTTGAGCAAGTATTTAAAAATAGTTTAACCACTTTACCGATGGGTGGTGGTAAAGGTGGTTCTGATTTTGATCCTAAGGGGAAATCAGATAACGAAATTATGCGTTTTTGCCATGCCTTTATGACCGAATTATACAGACATATTGGTCATAATACAGATGTTCCTGCAGGTGATATAGGAGTAGGAGCAAGAGAGATTGGTTTCATGTTTGGGATGTATAAAAAATTGAGAAATACATTTACAGGTGTTTTAACAGGTAAAGGACAATCTTGGGGAGGATCTTTAATTAGACCAGAAGCTACAGGATATGGTAATGTTTACTTTGCTGAAAATATGCTTAAAACAAAAGGAGATTCTTTTGATGGTAAAAAAGTAGTTATTTCAGGATCTGGTAACGTAGCACAGTATGCTGCAGAAAAAGCCATAGAGTTAGGAGCAACAGTGCTTACACTTTCTGATTCTGGTGGCTATATTTATGACGAAGAAGGTATTAATACTGAGAAATTACAATTTGTAATGGATCTTAAGAATAATAAACGTGGAAGAATCAGCGAGTATGTTGATAAGTATCCAAATGCTAAATATTTCCAAGGTGAGAGACCATGGTCTGTTAAGTGTGATATTGCGCTTCCTTGTGCTACCCAAAATGAGTTAAATGGAGAAGAGGCTAAAGCTCTAATAGACAATGGTTGTATTTGTGTTTCTGAAGGTGCTAATATGCCATCAACTCCAGAAGCAATCCATGAATTCCATGAAGCAAAAATATTATTTGCTCCAGGTAAAGCGTCAAATGCTGGTGGTGTTGCCACTTCTGGTTTAGAGATGAGTCAGAACTCTTTGCGTTTAAGTTGGACTAGAGAAGAAGTAGATGCAAGATTAAAAGATATCATGGAGGATATTCACGACTCTTGTGTTGAATATGGTAAGAATGATGATGGTACAGTTGACTATGTAAGAGGTGCTAATATAGCTGGTTTTGTTAAAGTTGCTGATGCAATGTTAGCTCAAGGAGTTATATAA
- a CDS encoding THC0290_0291 family protein, which translates to MARHIKKLIMLFGLMSAIQTSSAQLGFSHEIGAFVGAVAFQSDFGVRSDFETNSGNTGVALGIVHYINFAYRADCNCYSTDTYFNDHFKLRSEISWNKTSLSHFGKWVDDSRTSINADKLRAHSGEAENWDIGMQLEYFPRSVRAFSAGAYSFAPFVAVGAHFVSFNPSVETTYGDRNILNNDNFYGGWDAVSNGDPFISAESGSTWSVVASVGTRYKLTILSDLFVELRWQYYFDDFIDGLDHKMPSNKANDWNLWLNFGYIYYLD; encoded by the coding sequence ATGGCAAGACATATTAAAAAATTAATAATGTTGTTTGGGTTGATGAGTGCAATTCAAACTTCTTCTGCCCAATTGGGCTTTTCTCATGAAATAGGTGCTTTTGTTGGAGCGGTTGCGTTTCAATCTGACTTTGGAGTTAGAAGTGATTTTGAGACAAATTCTGGCAACACAGGTGTTGCATTAGGGATTGTTCACTATATCAATTTTGCTTACAGAGCAGATTGTAATTGTTATAGCACAGACACATACTTTAATGACCATTTTAAATTAAGGAGCGAAATTTCTTGGAATAAAACTTCTCTTAGTCACTTTGGGAAATGGGTAGATGATTCTAGAACCAGTATCAATGCTGACAAGCTAAGAGCCCATAGTGGCGAAGCTGAAAATTGGGATATAGGTATGCAACTAGAATATTTTCCAAGAAGTGTAAGAGCTTTTTCTGCAGGTGCTTATTCTTTTGCCCCTTTCGTAGCTGTGGGTGCTCATTTTGTTTCTTTTAACCCAAGTGTTGAAACCACATATGGTGATCGTAATATTTTAAACAACGATAATTTTTATGGCGGATGGGATGCTGTTTCTAACGGAGATCCTTTTATTAGTGCAGAGTCAGGCTCTACATGGTCTGTAGTAGCCAGTGTTGGTACACGATACAAACTCACCATACTATCTGACTTATTTGTAGAACTAAGATGGCAATATTATTTTGATGATTTTATTGATGGTTTAGACCACAAAATGCCTTCTAACAAAGCCAACGATTGGAATCTATGGCTGAATTTTGGTTACATTTATTATTTGGATTAG
- a CDS encoding cystathionine gamma-synthase, translating into MKFNTKTIHGGQEHDAAYGSVMPPIYQTTTYAQTSPGNHKGYEYSRTHNPTRHALEQSFASLENGNFGLAFGSGLAAIDAVLKLLNPGDEVISTNDLYGGTYRLFTKIYEDFGIKFHFIGMNNANNIEDFITEKTKLIWVETPTNPMMNIIDIKAVSTISKKYNLLLAVDNTFATPYLQQPLDLGADIVMHSATKYLGGHSDVVMGALVVRDKELANKLYFIQNASGAICGPQDAFLVLRGIKTLHVRMQRHCENGKAVAEFLKSHPKIEDVYWPGFEDHSNHEIAKSQMSDFGGMVSFTTKGNNYEEAIKIVENLKIFTLAESLGGVESLAGHPASMTHASIPKEERQKTGIVDSLIRLSVGIEDKEDLIADLKQAIG; encoded by the coding sequence ATGAAATTTAACACAAAAACGATTCATGGAGGTCAAGAGCACGATGCAGCTTATGGGTCTGTAATGCCACCGATTTATCAAACGACTACGTATGCTCAAACGTCACCAGGTAATCACAAAGGCTATGAGTATTCTCGAACTCACAATCCTACAAGACATGCTCTTGAACAATCCTTCGCAAGTTTAGAAAATGGAAATTTCGGGCTGGCTTTTGGCTCTGGCTTGGCAGCGATTGACGCAGTTTTAAAATTGCTAAATCCAGGAGATGAGGTGATTTCTACAAATGATTTGTATGGTGGTACATACAGGCTTTTTACTAAAATATATGAGGATTTTGGAATCAAGTTTCACTTCATAGGAATGAATAATGCCAATAATATCGAAGACTTTATAACTGAAAAAACCAAACTCATTTGGGTGGAAACACCAACCAATCCAATGATGAATATTATTGATATTAAGGCAGTTTCGACTATTTCTAAAAAGTATAATTTATTACTTGCGGTAGATAATACGTTTGCAACTCCATACTTACAACAACCGTTAGATTTAGGTGCAGATATCGTAATGCACTCAGCTACTAAATATTTAGGAGGTCATAGTGATGTGGTAATGGGTGCTTTGGTTGTAAGAGATAAAGAATTAGCAAATAAGTTATATTTTATTCAAAATGCAAGTGGTGCTATTTGTGGTCCTCAAGATGCTTTCTTGGTTCTTAGAGGTATAAAAACATTACATGTTAGAATGCAGCGTCATTGTGAAAATGGTAAGGCTGTAGCTGAGTTTTTAAAATCTCATCCAAAAATTGAAGATGTATATTGGCCAGGCTTTGAAGACCACTCTAATCATGAAATCGCAAAATCGCAAATGAGCGATTTTGGTGGTATGGTTTCTTTTACAACTAAAGGGAATAATTACGAAGAAGCTATTAAGATAGTCGAAAACCTAAAAATCTTTACCCTTGCAGAGTCTCTTGGTGGAGTAGAGTCATTAGCAGGTCATCCTGCAAGTATGACACATGCTAGTATACCCAAAGAAGAACGCCAAAAAACAGGAATTGTAGATTCTTTAATTAGATTGAGTGTTGGAATAGAAGATAAAGAAGACTTAATTGCTGACCTTAAACAAGCAATAGGATAG
- a CDS encoding DUF3298 and DUF4163 domain-containing protein: MINKNHISLLFLYLTLIFSCSNETKTISFENNSYENHYEADISVSIDEAIGNSEVSKIINFKIKEAIISTLSDVTKKTSLESVLEDFDTEFITFKKQFPEASHPAWELHIETEKAYQSEEVITLSINTYEFKGGAHGNDKIKFLNLNANTGEVYKLNDIIDNSDGFKTLAKDHFLKSIDADKENNQIEDYFFGKPFQLPENIGFSEDGLVFLYNVYEVASYDQGYTEFVIPFDAVDPYLKVK, from the coding sequence ATGATTAACAAAAACCACATTTCGCTTTTATTTCTATACTTAACTTTAATTTTTTCGTGTAGTAATGAAACTAAGACTATAAGTTTTGAAAACAATTCATACGAAAATCATTATGAAGCCGATATTTCTGTTTCTATTGATGAGGCTATTGGCAATAGTGAAGTAAGTAAGATTATAAACTTCAAAATAAAAGAAGCTATTATTTCAACACTAAGTGATGTCACAAAAAAAACAAGTCTAGAGTCTGTCTTAGAAGATTTTGATACTGAATTTATAACTTTTAAAAAGCAATTTCCAGAAGCATCTCATCCTGCCTGGGAGCTACACATAGAAACCGAAAAGGCTTACCAATCTGAAGAGGTTATTACCTTATCTATTAACACTTACGAGTTTAAAGGTGGTGCTCACGGAAATGATAAAATTAAGTTTTTAAATCTTAACGCTAATACAGGTGAGGTTTACAAGCTTAATGACATTATAGATAATTCAGACGGTTTTAAGACACTTGCAAAGGACCATTTTTTAAAATCTATTGATGCCGATAAAGAAAATAATCAAATAGAAGATTACTTTTTTGGAAAACCATTTCAGTTACCTGAAAATATTGGTTTCAGTGAAGATGGTTTAGTTTTTCTTTACAATGTATACGAAGTTGCTTCTTACGATCAAGGTTACACCGAGTTTGTTATTCCTTTTGATGCAGTTGACCCATATCTAAAAGTTAAGTAA
- a CDS encoding DMT family transporter gives MNSRKYALAALFTVQLLYGLNYTIAKTVMNENYIKPFGFVLLRVIGATALFWLIGFFFPKEKIDKRDYIKFIVAAIFGMVVNLLFFFKGLEYTSPIHASAIMTIVPVIILVLSSYFLKEKITSKKIAGIVIALFGALVLTIYGKSGRVGDNIPLGNFLILVNAISYSIYVILIKKLTEKYHPVTFIKWLFLIGLFMLIPFGYNELGEVQWHSFTPYITFSVIFVVVGATFGTYLLNPYALSMLKASTVGIFIYLQPVIATLFALAVGADFIDAIKIGAMILIFTGVYLVTVKRKQKK, from the coding sequence ATGAATAGTAGAAAGTATGCGTTAGCTGCTCTGTTTACAGTACAGCTACTATACGGTCTTAACTATACTATTGCTAAAACCGTAATGAACGAAAACTATATTAAACCGTTTGGTTTTGTTCTCCTTAGGGTTATAGGTGCAACAGCCCTATTTTGGTTGATTGGTTTCTTTTTCCCGAAAGAAAAAATTGATAAGAGAGATTACATCAAATTTATTGTTGCAGCAATATTTGGTATGGTAGTAAATCTCTTATTCTTTTTTAAAGGATTAGAATATACCTCACCTATTCACGCGTCAGCTATAATGACTATTGTTCCGGTGATTATCCTTGTGCTTTCCTCTTACTTTCTGAAAGAAAAAATAACATCAAAAAAAATTGCAGGTATTGTAATTGCGCTTTTTGGCGCTTTGGTTCTTACCATTTACGGAAAATCAGGTAGAGTTGGAGACAACATACCACTGGGTAATTTCCTTATCCTAGTTAATGCCATTTCATATAGTATATATGTAATCCTAATTAAAAAGCTGACCGAAAAATACCATCCGGTAACATTTATAAAATGGCTGTTTTTAATTGGTTTGTTTATGCTAATCCCTTTTGGTTATAATGAATTAGGAGAAGTGCAATGGCATTCATTTACACCATATATTACATTCTCAGTAATCTTTGTTGTTGTTGGCGCAACTTTCGGTACTTATTTGTTAAATCCTTACGCGCTTAGTATGCTAAAAGCTTCTACTGTTGGGATTTTTATCTACCTGCAACCTGTTATTGCTACACTTTTTGCTCTTGCTGTTGGCGCAGATTTTATAGATGCAATAAAGATTGGAGCCATGATTCTAATTTTTACAGGTGTATATTTGGTAACTGTAAAGCGAAAACAGAAAAAGTAG
- a CDS encoding arsenate reductase family protein: protein MKKIYHLSTCDTCKRIISELNLPKDFQLQDIKTEAITEKQIEEMRSLTDSYESLFSKRARLYKELDLKNKSLTEDDYKNYILEHYTFLKRPVIIFNDKIFIGNSKKVVEAAKKAINE from the coding sequence ATGAAAAAAATCTATCACCTAAGTACTTGTGATACTTGTAAAAGAATCATCAGCGAACTAAATCTTCCAAAGGATTTTCAACTTCAGGACATAAAGACCGAAGCAATTACTGAGAAACAAATTGAGGAGATGCGTAGCTTAACTGATAGTTACGAAAGTCTCTTTAGCAAACGTGCCAGACTGTACAAAGAATTAGATTTAAAGAATAAATCTCTTACAGAAGACGATTATAAAAATTACATATTAGAGCATTATACATTTCTTAAACGACCAGTAATTATATTCAATGACAAAATATTTATTGGTAACTCTAAAAAAGTAGTTGAAGCGGCAAAAAAAGCAATAAATGAATAG